The following proteins come from a genomic window of Microtus ochrogaster isolate Prairie Vole_2 chromosome 7, MicOch1.0, whole genome shotgun sequence:
- the LOC101998391 gene encoding 60S ribosomal protein L11-like: MSQDQGEKENPMRELRICKLCLNICVGESGDRLTRAAKVLEQLTGQTPVFSKARYTVRSFGIRRNEKIAVHCTVRGAKAEEILEKGLKVREYELRKNNFSDTGNFGFGIQEHIDLGIKYDPSIGIYSLDFYVVLGRPGFSIADKKRRTGCIGAKHRISKEEAMRWFQQKYDGIILPGK; the protein is encoded by the coding sequence ATGTCGCAAGATCAAGGTGAAAAGGAGAACCCCATGCGGGAACTTCGCATCTGCAAGCTCTGCCTCAATATCTGTGTTGGGGAGAGCGGGGACAGACTGACCCGGGCAGCCAAGGTGTTGGAGCAGCTCACAGGCCAGACACCTGTCTTTTCCAAAGCTAGGTACACCGTGAGGTCCTTCGGCatcaggagaaatgaaaagattgCTGTTCATTGTACTGTCCGTGGAGCCAAGGCAGAAGAGATTCTGGAGAAAGGCCTGAAGGTGCGGGAGTATGAGTTGCGGAAAAATAACTTCTCAGATACTGGGAACTTCGGCTTTGGGATTCAAGAACACATTGACCTGGGCATCAAATATGACCCAAGCATTGGGATCTACAGCCTGGACTTCTATGTGGTGCTGGGCAGGCCAGGTTTCAGCATCGCAGACAAGAAGCGCAGGACAGGCTGCATTGGGGCCAAACACAGAATCAGCAAAGAGGAAGCCATGCGCTGGTTCCAGCAGAAGTATGATGGGATCATCCTTCCTGGCAAATAA